Genomic window (Paraburkholderia phenazinium):
TCGAGAGCAACGGAATAGTCCACACGTCGATCGATGCGCGCACGGCCGCCGACGTATACGGCTTGCCGACATAAGCCGACAAGCCGATGCCGAAGATCGTCAGCGAAAGACCCGTGGCAACCTGATTGGCCAGCATGGTCAACGTGAGGAAGCCGAACAGCAGCGACATGGCGAGCCCGGCCACAATCGATGCCAGCACGCCGAGCCACGGGTCGCCGGTGACCGACGTGACCGCGTAACCGCTGACGGCGCCCATCAGCATCATGCCTTCCACGCCGAGGTTTAGGACCCCCGATTTTTCGGTGACGAGTTCGCCCACGCCTGCAAACATCAGCGGAATGGCGGCGGTGACGGCGCTCGAGGTGAGCGCGCTAGCTTGTTGAATATCCATAAGACCGGTCGGGGAAAATCAGTGGGCTTCATTAGCCACATGAGCGGCCGTGGTACGGCGGCGCACGCGGTAGTTCACAAACAGGTCGGCGCCCAGCAGGCAGAACAGCAACAGCCCCTGGAACACGCCGGAGAGCGCCTGCGGCAACTGCATCGAGGTCTGCACCGCTTCGCCGCCCAGGTACAGCAGCGCCATCAGGAGGCTCGCCAGCACGATACCGAGCGGATGCAGCCGGCCCACGAACACCACGATGATCGCCGTGAAGCCATAACCCGGCGACCAGGTCGCCTGCAACTGGCCGATCGGCCCCGAGATTTCCCCCATGCCGGCCAGACCCGCGAGACCGCCGCTGATCAGCAGCGAAGTCCAGATGGTCTTCTTGTCCGAGAAACCGGCGTAGCGTGCGGCGAGCGGCGCGAGACCACCCACGTTCATGCGAAAGCCCGCAAAGCTCTTGCGCATGAACAGCCAGACGAGCGGAATCGCCACCAGCGTGACGAAGATCGACGCATTCAGACGCGTGCCGCGCAGGAATTTCCAGTGCCAGTCGCCGGAAAACGTGGGGTAAAGCGCGTCGCCGCTGAACATCTCGGAGAGCGGGAAATTCATGCCCTGCGGATCGCGCCACGGACCGCTGACCAGATAGATCAGCAACTGCGCGGCGACGTAGGTGAGCATCAGGCTCGTCAGGATTTCATTGGTGTTGTAGCGGCTCTTCAGAAACGCAGGAATCGCCGCCCACACCATGCCACCGGCGACGCCGGCCAGCATCATGGCAGGCAGAATCCACCAGCCGCTTGCCTGGTCGAAATAGATCGCCACACCGCTCGCGGCAATGCCGCCGAGCAGCATCTGTCCTTCGGCGCCGATGTTCCAGACGTTAGCCCGATAGCCGATGGCGAGGCCAAGTCCGATCAGGCACAACGGCGACGCCTTGAGCAGCAGTTCGGACCAGCCGTTCACATCGGACAGCGGTTCGATAAAGAAGGCATGCATCGCCTCCAGCGGGTCGCGGCCAACCAGGCCGAAAATCAGGAAACCGAGCGCGAGCGTGAGCAGCGCGGCGATCAGCGGGACGGCGAGCTGCATCGTGCGCGAGGGCGCGGTGCGGGCTTCGAGTCGGTACGGAAAGATCATGAGTCTGCGTGGTGCCGTAGGGTTATGCGTGAGCGTGAGATTTCAGGTGTTCCATGGGGGCGATAACAGTGCGTCGTGAGCCATTCGCGGCGTAGGCACGCTCAGACATGCGCCGGTTCTTCAGGCGAAGGCGCCGCGCCCTCTTCCCGGCCGCCGAACAGGCCCGCCATCCATCGGCCGATCTCCTCGGCATTGGTGTCGCCCGTGACGCGCACCGGCGACAGCCGGCCGCGCGCGAGCACCGCGATGCGGTCGCAGATATCGAACAGTTCTTCGAGCTCTTCGGAGATCACCAGAATCGCGACGCCGCGCGCCGACAGATCCAGCAACTGCTGACGAATGAACGCGGCGGCGCCGACGTCGACGCCCCACGTGGGCTGCGCGACCACCAGCACCTTCGGCGCCTGCAGAATCTCGCGTCCGACGATGTACTTCTGCAGATTGCCGCCCGACAGGCTTTGCGCGAGCGCTTCGGTGCCGCCGCAGCGCACGTCGAACGCATCGATGCATTGCTTCGCGAAAGCGCGCATCACGCCGGCCTTGATCCAGCCAGTGTTCACCATCTTCTGCCGATACCCCGTCAGCAGCGCGTTTTCCGCGAGCGTCATGGCGGGCACCGCACCGCGCCCGAGGCGCTCCTCCGGCACGAAGCCGAAGCCGAGCGAGCGGCGTCCACCAGCACTGAGCCGGCCTGCGGGCTTGCCGCAGATCGCGATCGCATCGGCACGCGCGCCGCGCTGCTCGCCGGACAGCGCCGACAGCAGTTCGGCCTGGCCGTTGCCCGACACGCCCGCGATGCCGAATATCTCGCCGGCGTGAACGCTGAACGAGACGTCGTCGAGCGAGGTGCCGAACGGATCGTCGCTGGCCGCCGACAGATGCTTCACATCGAGCAGCACGTCACCCGGCGTATGTTTGCGGCGCGTGTAATCGGGCAGCGAATGGCCGACCATCAATTGCGCGAGCGACGCGTGGGTTTCCTCGCGCGGCTTCACGTGACCGGTCACGCGGCCGCCGCGCATCACCGTGGCGGTGTCGCACAGCTCCTGGATTTCATCGAGCTTATGGCTGATGTAGAGAATGCTGCAGCCTTCGGCAGCGAGGCGCCGCAGCGTTTCGAACAGCTTGCGGACCGCTTGCGGCGTGAGCACCGACGTCGGTTCGTCCATGATCAACAGACGCGGGTTCTGCAGCAGACAGCGCACGATCTCGACGCGCTGCCGCTCGCCCACCGTCAGGCTGTGCACGTGGCGCTGCGGGTCGATGTCGAGGCCGTAATCCGCCGACACCTCGCGGATGCGTTTGGCCAGCGCCTTCAGGTCGAACGGTTCGTCGAGCGCAAGGGCGATGTTCTCGCCCACCGTCAGCGTCTCGAACAGCGAGAAATGCTGGAACACCATGCCGATGCCGAGCTTGCGCGCGGCCGCCGGACTCGCGATCTCCACCGCTTGCCCTTCCCAACGGATCTCGCCGGCGTCCGGGCGCACCGCGCCGTAGATGATCTTCATCAGCGTGCTTTTGCCCGCGCCGTTTTCGCCGAGTACCGCATGGATTTCGCCGGGTGCGACGACCAGCGTCACGTCGTCGTTGGCCCGCACGGCCGGATATTGCTTGGTGATGCCCGCCAGCACGAGGCGCGGCACAGCAGCCGGGATAGCCGGACCGCCCGCAGGCTGCGCGGCGGCATCGCCGTTATAAGAAGAAGAATCGCCCATGAGTTTCCGTAATACGCGTGTGACGGTCTGTTGCAACGAGGCGGCGCGCCCCGGACGAATGCGCCGTTCCTGCCTGTTGGTGAAATGACAATACCTAATTCGACCCTGTCAGTCGAGCCGCCAAAATTCCCCGCAAACCCGCGCCAGAGCGTGCTGTGCGGGTATCCCTCTCTTGACGCATCTTTGTGTTCATATTAAAAGTCATATACCCCAAGGTCCGTTCGATCAGCCAGAACATATATTTCGGAGAAGTCATGAGCCAGCAACGCGAGGCGATCGACACATATTTATTGCGCGTCTTGCACACCCTGTTGATGGAGCGCAGCGTGACGCGCGCGGCCGTCAAACTCAATCAGTCCCAGCCCGCCATTAGCGCGGCGCTGCGGCGTCTGCGCGACATCACCGGCGACCCGCTGCTGGTGCGCGGCAAGTCCGGCATGGTCCCGACCGAATACGGGCTGCGTCTGCTCGAACCGGTGCAAAACGCCCTGCGCGAAATCGAGCGCATCAAGTTTCAGCAGCACAATTTCGACCCGGCCACTTCGATCCGCTGCTACCGGATCGGCTGTCCCGACTATCTGAACGTGCTGTTCGTGCCAACTGTGGTCGAACGCTTCCGTCAGGCGGCGCCCAATGCGACGCTGGAATTTCATTCGCTCGGACCGGCGTTCGACTATGAACTGGCGCTCGAGGACGGCAAGCTCGATATCGTGGTCGGCAACTGGCCGGAGCCGCCCGAGCAGTTGCATCTGTCGAACCTGTTTGTCGACCAGATCGTCTGCCTGATGAGCAACGCGCATCCGTTCGCCAAGCGCGGCGGGTTGACGCTCGACCAGTATCTGAATGCTCCGCATCTTGCGCCTACTCCCTATTCGGTGGGCCAACGCGGCGCGATCGACGTGCACCTCGCGCGCGAGCGCCTGAAGCGTCATGTCGTCGTAACTCTGCCGTACTTCAACCTTGCGCCGTATGTGCTGATCAAGTCGGACCTGATCTTCACGACGACGCGGCTTTTTGCGGACTACTACGCGAAGTTCCTGCCCCTCACCGTGGTGCCCGCGCCGCTGGATTTCCCGCCGATGCAGTACTACCAGCTGTGGCACGAACGGGTTCACTACTCCGATGAAGTGCGGTGGTTGAGAAGCCTGGTCGCCGAGGCGACCAAGACCCTGATCGACAAGCCTTAACGTTCTGCAGGCCCGCGCCACAGGACGCGGGCGTCAGGTTCTGCCCGGCTACGCCTGTCAGGCAGCAGCCTGATACAGCGCTTTCGCCAGACGGTTGTGCTGCTCGATCACCGGGCCCAGTTCAAGCGTCGCCAACTGCCCGTCCTTCACCACCACCTTCCCGCCAATCACGCTATACGACACCTGCGACGGTGCGCAGAACACCAGCGCGGCCACCGGATCGTGCAAGGCGCCGGCAAACAACGGCTGACGCAAGTCGAACGATACGAAATCCGCCGCCATGCCCGGCGCCAGCGCGCCGATATCGTCGCGGTTGAGCACCTTCGCGCCGCCCAGCGTCGCGATCTCCAGCGCCTCGCGGGCGGTCATCGCGTCGGGGCCGAAACCGACCCGCTGCAGCAACAGCGCCTGGCGCACTTCCGCGACCATCTGCGCGCCGTCGTTCGACGCCGAGCCGTCCACGCCGAGTCCCACCGGCACTCCCGCGAGCCGCATCCGCTTCACCGGCGCAATGCCTGAGGCGAGGCGCATGTTCGAACACGGGCAATGCGCGACGCCCGTGCCGGTCCGTGCGAACAACGCGATCCCGGCGTCGTCCAGTTGCACGCAGTGGGCATGCCATACGTCGTGCCCCACCCAGCCCAGGTCCTCCGCATACTCTGCCGGCGTCATGCCGAACTTCTCGCGGCTATAAGCAATATCGTTGACGTTCTCCGCCAGGTGCGTGTGCAGCGATACGCCATATTGACGCGCCAGCACCGCCGATTCGCGCATCAGATCGCGACTCACCGAAAACGGCGAACACGGTGCGACCACCACGCGCAGCATCGCGTAACGTCCCTCGTCGTGATACGTCTCGATCAGGCGCTGCGTGTCCTTCAGAATCTCCGGTTCACGCTCCACCACCGAGTCGGGCGGCAAGCCGCCGTCCTTCTGCCCCACGCTCATGCTGCCGCGGGCGGCATGAAAGCGCATGCCGATCCGGCGCGCGGCCGCAATGCTGTCGTCGAGCCGGCTACCGTTCGGGTAGATATACAGATGGTCGCTCGAGGTCGTGCAGCCCGAGAGCAACAGCTCGGCCATCGCAGTCAGCGTCGAGACTTCGATCATCTCCGGCGTGAGATTCGCCCACACCTTATAAAGGTTCGTCAGCCAGCCGAACAACTCGGCGTCCTGCGCGGCGGGAATTGCCCGCGTCAGGCTTTGATACATGTGATGATGCGTGTTGATCAGGCCCGGTATCACCAGGTGCCCGCGCATGTCCAGCACTTCGTCGGCCGTTTGCGGCAGCTCCGCCGTCGGTCCGACTGCGACGATGCGGTTGTCCTCGATATACAGGCCGCCGTCGCGCAACTCGCGCCGGGCGCCGTCCATCGTGACCAGCACGTCTGCGTGCTTCACCAGCATCGTTTTGCCGCGCTTCCCTGCGCTTGCGCCTGTGTCTGCGCGTGTACCTGCCTGCTGTTCCATCGTCATTCGTTTTTCTCCGCTTTGATTGCCGCCGTTGCGGCGCGCCATCGTGCAGGCTGGCCGCAGCGGCGAGGCTGATGCCGGCTGTGCCGGTACGCCCTACCGTGTGCAAAGTCGTTCGAACGCGATGCGACGGACACGCCACCGCGCCGCCGCGTCCGTTCGAACGCCGTTGGCCCGGTTACCCAGCGTGCTACGCCGTCTTCGGGGTGCGCGGCATTGCTGCTGCGCACAGGCGTAACCTTCGACGGCCAAAATAACGCTGACAACTCACGCCGTTGCGATACCCAACCTCACACAGCCGATATAGTGGGCTTTTTTGGCACCGGTAGGATCGAGACAACCGGTCATAGGGCGCTCACGACCGCGTGACAAGGGTTTGCGCGGAGTGTGCGAAGCATGGCGACGAGTCTTACAGCGGGCTGTCATGTGTCAGCGATTATCTTTCCTATCGCTCGTGCGCGGACGGGAACATCCTTTTTACAATGGCTGCCACGGCGCTCGCTTCAATTCGCCGACGGGTATGTAGCCACTGACGTGGAGCCTCGATCCGCCGCAACGTATTCCGGATCGGGCCGCCGCCGAAACCTCGCATTCACATAAGGAAAATTGCGAATGGGAAAGCTCACTACCCACGTGCTCGACACCGCCAACGGCCGTCCCGGCGCGGGCATCAAGGTCGAACTCTTCGCGCTCTCGGGCGACACGCGCCGCGCGCTGAAAACCACCCTCACCAATGACGACGGCCGCTGCGACCAGCCGCTGCTCGAAGGCGACGCGCTGGTCGCGGGCGAATACGAACTCGTGTTCGGCGCCGGCGACTACTTTGCTTCGATCGGCACCAAGGTCCCCGAGCCGCGCTTCGTCGATCGTGTCGTGCTGCGCTTTGGCGTGGCCGACGCCGGTTCGCACTACCACGTGCCGCTGCTGGTGTCGCCGTGGTCGTACAGCACCTATCGGGGCAGCTAAGGCGTCACTGAGAGGCGACAGAGACGCCACGGCGTACAGGATGGACACCGGGCCGGGCTCACGCCTGACCGACTTCGCCACCGCTGCATTTCGCAGATGCCTGGAGACACCTGCGAAGCGCAGTACAAGGCGAACTGCCCTGCATGAGGCCTATCGCTTTGACCCATCGGGGCGAATCAGGAACCGCAATACGGCGCTGTGCGAACTGAGCGCACCGCGTCCCTTAACAGCAGTTTGTGCGCATGGCGCATGACGGGCCGGATGACCGGATCGTCATTGAACCGGCATCGAGCCGCCGCCCGCCGCGCAAACAACGAATCAGAAGTGGAGGAGTGTCATGGAAGGCTTTATCACTGACTGGCTGAACCTGGCCTTGCGCTGGTTTCACGTCATCGCCGCGATCGCCTGGATCGGCGAATCGTTTTATTTCGTCGCGCTCGACAACAGCCTGAAACCGCCGACGGACCCGAACCAGCGCAGGCGCGGCGTGTTCGGCGAACTGTGGCACGTCCACGGCGGCGGCTTCTACAACATGCAGAAGTACACCGTCGCGCCGCCGGAAATGCCGGATGACCTGCACTGGTCGAAGTGGCCGTCGTACACCACGTGGCTGTCGGGCGCGAGTCTCTTCACGGTGCTGTATCTGTTCTCGCCGAGCACCTACCTGATCGACAAGAACGTGCTGGACATGGGCCCGGTGGTGGCGGTGTTCTCCGCACTTGGCTTTCTCGCCGCCGGCTGGATCGTCTACGACTCGCTGTGCCGCGTGCTGGGCAACAAGGACAAGGTGCTGGGCATCTGCGTGGGCGCTTACGTGCTGATCGCGGCATGGCTCGCGTGCCATATCTTCGCGGGCCGTGCGGCATACCTGATCGTCGGCGCGATGCTTGCAACGATCATGTCGGCCAACGTGTTCTTCGTGATCATTCCGGGCCAGCGCAAGATGGTCGACGCCATGCTGAAGGGCGACACGCCGAACCCGATCTACGGCAAGCGCGGCAAGCAACGCTCGGTGCACAACACGTATTTCACGCTGCCGGTGGTGTTCGCGATGCTGTCGAACCACTACGCGATGACGTACACGAACCAGTACAACTGGCTCGTGCTGGCGATGATCATGATGGCTGGTGCGCTGATCCGTCAGTTCTTCGTGATGCGTCACCG
Coding sequences:
- a CDS encoding ABC transporter permease, which encodes MIFPYRLEARTAPSRTMQLAVPLIAALLTLALGFLIFGLVGRDPLEAMHAFFIEPLSDVNGWSELLLKASPLCLIGLGLAIGYRANVWNIGAEGQMLLGGIAASGVAIYFDQASGWWILPAMMLAGVAGGMVWAAIPAFLKSRYNTNEILTSLMLTYVAAQLLIYLVSGPWRDPQGMNFPLSEMFSGDALYPTFSGDWHWKFLRGTRLNASIFVTLVAIPLVWLFMRKSFAGFRMNVGGLAPLAARYAGFSDKKTIWTSLLISGGLAGLAGMGEISGPIGQLQATWSPGYGFTAIIVVFVGRLHPLGIVLASLLMALLYLGGEAVQTSMQLPQALSGVFQGLLLFCLLGADLFVNYRVRRRTTAAHVANEAH
- a CDS encoding ABC transporter ATP-binding protein; this encodes MGDSSSYNGDAAAQPAGGPAIPAAVPRLVLAGITKQYPAVRANDDVTLVVAPGEIHAVLGENGAGKSTLMKIIYGAVRPDAGEIRWEGQAVEIASPAAARKLGIGMVFQHFSLFETLTVGENIALALDEPFDLKALAKRIREVSADYGLDIDPQRHVHSLTVGERQRVEIVRCLLQNPRLLIMDEPTSVLTPQAVRKLFETLRRLAAEGCSILYISHKLDEIQELCDTATVMRGGRVTGHVKPREETHASLAQLMVGHSLPDYTRRKHTPGDVLLDVKHLSAASDDPFGTSLDDVSFSVHAGEIFGIAGVSGNGQAELLSALSGEQRGARADAIAICGKPAGRLSAGGRRSLGFGFVPEERLGRGAVPAMTLAENALLTGYRQKMVNTGWIKAGVMRAFAKQCIDAFDVRCGGTEALAQSLSGGNLQKYIVGREILQAPKVLVVAQPTWGVDVGAAAFIRQQLLDLSARGVAILVISEELEELFDICDRIAVLARGRLSPVRVTGDTNAEEIGRWMAGLFGGREEGAAPSPEEPAHV
- a CDS encoding LysR substrate-binding domain-containing protein, which gives rise to MSQQREAIDTYLLRVLHTLLMERSVTRAAVKLNQSQPAISAALRRLRDITGDPLLVRGKSGMVPTEYGLRLLEPVQNALREIERIKFQQHNFDPATSIRCYRIGCPDYLNVLFVPTVVERFRQAAPNATLEFHSLGPAFDYELALEDGKLDIVVGNWPEPPEQLHLSNLFVDQIVCLMSNAHPFAKRGGLTLDQYLNAPHLAPTPYSVGQRGAIDVHLARERLKRHVVVTLPYFNLAPYVLIKSDLIFTTTRLFADYYAKFLPLTVVPAPLDFPPMQYYQLWHERVHYSDEVRWLRSLVAEATKTLIDKP
- a CDS encoding 8-oxoguanine deaminase codes for the protein MTMEQQAGTRADTGASAGKRGKTMLVKHADVLVTMDGARRELRDGGLYIEDNRIVAVGPTAELPQTADEVLDMRGHLVIPGLINTHHHMYQSLTRAIPAAQDAELFGWLTNLYKVWANLTPEMIEVSTLTAMAELLLSGCTTSSDHLYIYPNGSRLDDSIAAARRIGMRFHAARGSMSVGQKDGGLPPDSVVEREPEILKDTQRLIETYHDEGRYAMLRVVVAPCSPFSVSRDLMRESAVLARQYGVSLHTHLAENVNDIAYSREKFGMTPAEYAEDLGWVGHDVWHAHCVQLDDAGIALFARTGTGVAHCPCSNMRLASGIAPVKRMRLAGVPVGLGVDGSASNDGAQMVAEVRQALLLQRVGFGPDAMTAREALEIATLGGAKVLNRDDIGALAPGMAADFVSFDLRQPLFAGALHDPVAALVFCAPSQVSYSVIGGKVVVKDGQLATLELGPVIEQHNRLAKALYQAAA
- the uraH gene encoding hydroxyisourate hydrolase, with amino-acid sequence MGKLTTHVLDTANGRPGAGIKVELFALSGDTRRALKTTLTNDDGRCDQPLLEGDALVAGEYELVFGAGDYFASIGTKVPEPRFVDRVVLRFGVADAGSHYHVPLLVSPWSYSTYRGS
- a CDS encoding urate hydroxylase PuuD — protein: MEGFITDWLNLALRWFHVIAAIAWIGESFYFVALDNSLKPPTDPNQRRRGVFGELWHVHGGGFYNMQKYTVAPPEMPDDLHWSKWPSYTTWLSGASLFTVLYLFSPSTYLIDKNVLDMGPVVAVFSALGFLAAGWIVYDSLCRVLGNKDKVLGICVGAYVLIAAWLACHIFAGRAAYLIVGAMLATIMSANVFFVIIPGQRKMVDAMLKGDTPNPIYGKRGKQRSVHNTYFTLPVVFAMLSNHYAMTYTNQYNWLVLAMIMMAGALIRQFFVMRHRGQVLWYLPLVGIALMFGALFWTMPKPVVPQAEAANAPTLKIGDIAPILQQRCAACHSAHPTLMGSAPSGVMFDTPDEISQNAQRLYQQAVTLKAMPLGNVTHMTDDERQKIAAWFQGGALK